The Spirosoma foliorum genome has a window encoding:
- a CDS encoding winged helix-turn-helix transcriptional regulator, translating to MSTIVEEAIPATPPRREHSAAACNQSLQAVQDALYVLNGKWKLPIIIALSEGPRRFRELQRLVTGITAKVLSKELKELELNEFAIRHVYATTPVTVEYELTEYSHSLDSIIEALRHWGIQHRARILGKDKVES from the coding sequence ATGAGCACAATCGTTGAAGAAGCTATTCCAGCAACGCCCCCCCGCAGAGAGCATTCTGCAGCTGCCTGTAATCAGAGCTTGCAGGCAGTACAGGACGCATTGTATGTGTTAAATGGAAAATGGAAGTTGCCTATTATCATTGCCCTAAGCGAAGGTCCACGGCGCTTTCGGGAGTTGCAGCGTCTGGTTACGGGCATTACAGCCAAAGTCCTCAGCAAAGAACTTAAGGAGTTAGAGCTTAATGAGTTTGCCATTAGGCATGTGTATGCCACAACGCCCGTCACCGTCGAATATGAACTGACCGAATACAGTCATTCACTAGATAGTATCATTGAGGCTTTGCGTCATTGGGGCATTCAGCACCGGGCACGAATCCTGGGAAAAGACAAAGTCGAATCGTAG
- a CDS encoding ABC transporter permease, with amino-acid sequence MTPPKLADQFLRFFLSADRLEEVQGDLHEEFAYQVERIGERRARWRYWRDVIGFIKPFAIKRQDKPYSTTYLTNPIMLRNYIKIAWRNLIRNKSYSAINIVGLSVGMTVAMLIGLWVYDELSFNSYHPNRDRIAQVLENETLEGGIETFTSLPMPLSQEIRSKYPNDFKYVVASTTSFEQIIAYKDKKFTKTGNYAETEFPELVTLKMIKGTRSGLKDPTSVLLSESVAKALFGDVDPLQKAVKIGNKHTVQVTGVYEDLPRNSAFSDVTFVAPIDLLFENKEDKNNWRNSSFSIFTQLNPNSRFDDVSVKIKDLFRNNTQDKTQSALLLHPMNRWHLYSTWENGVNTGGRIQFVWLFGIIGVFVLLLACINFMNLSTARSQKRAKEVGIRKAIGSLRGQLIRQFFSESFLVVALAFGLAIALVWLILPYFNEVSDKQMTMLWADPRFWLFSLGFSLFTGIVAGSYPALYLSSFQPIKVLKGTFTIGRFASIPRKVLVVIQFTVSVTLIIGTIIVFRQIQFAKNRPIGYSREGLLNIVMNTPEIQGNYDVVRNELFETGVVADMGESSSPITGIWSSANNLDWRGKDPNRAASFGTILVTPDFGKVIGWKIKEGREFSRQFTSDTATFLLNEAAVKQTGLKNPVGEIIKWHGKNWKVLGVVKDMVMTSPFESVIPTVFMIDSKERSFNIIHIKLKPTVSVRDALAKLEVVFKRLNPAAPFEYRFADQEYTKKFAAEERIGKLASIFAILAIFISCLGLFGLSSFMAEQRIKEIGVRKVLGATIPNIVSLLSRDFLVLVFIAFLVASPVAWYSMDKFLQAYKYRINIEWWVFALTGALALSIALVTVSFQSIKAALMNPVKSLRSE; translated from the coding sequence ATGACCCCGCCCAAACTCGCCGACCAATTTCTCCGCTTTTTTCTATCTGCTGATCGGCTGGAGGAAGTACAGGGAGATTTGCATGAGGAGTTCGCTTATCAGGTCGAGCGGATCGGCGAGCGCCGGGCGCGCTGGCGCTACTGGCGGGATGTGATCGGATTCATCAAACCATTCGCTATAAAACGACAAGACAAACCGTATTCAACAACCTATCTAACGAACCCGATTATGCTCCGAAATTATATCAAAATCGCCTGGCGGAATCTCATTCGAAACAAGAGTTATTCGGCCATCAATATTGTTGGTTTATCTGTCGGCATGACCGTTGCGATGCTCATTGGATTATGGGTATACGATGAGCTATCGTTCAATTCCTATCACCCAAACCGCGATCGGATTGCGCAGGTCTTGGAGAACGAGACGCTGGAGGGCGGCATTGAAACGTTTACCTCATTGCCCATGCCACTAAGTCAGGAGATCCGAAGCAAATACCCTAACGACTTCAAATACGTAGTAGCCTCTACAACAAGTTTTGAGCAGATCATTGCCTATAAGGATAAGAAATTCACGAAAACAGGAAATTATGCCGAAACGGAGTTTCCCGAATTAGTGACGCTGAAAATGATTAAGGGTACCCGTTCGGGCTTGAAAGACCCTACCTCTGTTCTCTTGTCTGAATCGGTCGCCAAAGCGCTGTTTGGTGATGTCGATCCACTTCAGAAAGCGGTTAAAATTGGCAATAAACACACGGTTCAGGTAACGGGCGTCTATGAAGACTTACCACGCAATTCGGCATTTTCCGATGTTACGTTCGTTGCGCCAATCGACCTGCTGTTCGAGAATAAAGAAGATAAAAATAATTGGCGGAACAGCTCATTCAGCATTTTCACTCAACTTAATCCAAACAGTCGGTTCGACGATGTTTCGGTAAAAATTAAAGACCTGTTTCGGAATAATACGCAGGACAAAACCCAGTCGGCACTCCTCCTACACCCAATGAATCGGTGGCATCTGTATTCAACCTGGGAGAATGGGGTTAACACAGGTGGGCGTATTCAGTTTGTCTGGCTTTTTGGCATTATCGGCGTATTTGTACTGCTGCTGGCGTGCATCAATTTCATGAATCTAAGTACCGCTCGTTCTCAGAAACGGGCCAAAGAAGTCGGTATTCGGAAGGCAATTGGTTCGTTGCGAGGGCAATTGATCCGCCAGTTCTTCAGCGAATCATTTCTGGTTGTGGCCTTAGCCTTCGGGTTGGCAATAGCGCTGGTGTGGCTCATTCTTCCCTATTTCAACGAAGTATCTGACAAGCAGATGACAATGCTTTGGGCCGATCCCCGGTTCTGGTTATTCAGTCTTGGATTCAGCCTTTTCACAGGTATAGTTGCCGGAAGTTATCCTGCACTGTATCTCTCTTCGTTTCAACCTATTAAAGTACTGAAAGGGACTTTTACTATTGGCCGTTTTGCATCTATTCCGCGCAAAGTGCTGGTTGTTATCCAATTTACGGTTTCGGTCACGCTGATTATTGGAACGATCATTGTGTTCCGACAGATTCAGTTCGCCAAAAATCGCCCTATTGGCTACAGCCGGGAAGGGCTGCTTAACATCGTCATGAACACGCCCGAAATACAGGGAAACTATGATGTGGTTCGGAATGAGTTGTTCGAAACGGGCGTGGTCGCCGACATGGGCGAGTCATCAAGCCCAATCACCGGCATCTGGTCGTCGGCCAATAATCTGGACTGGCGCGGCAAAGACCCGAACCGGGCAGCCTCGTTCGGCACCATCCTGGTCACGCCCGATTTTGGTAAAGTGATTGGCTGGAAAATTAAAGAAGGCCGCGAATTTTCACGGCAGTTCACGAGCGACACCGCGACGTTTCTTCTGAACGAAGCCGCCGTTAAGCAAACTGGCCTAAAGAACCCAGTCGGCGAGATCATCAAATGGCACGGTAAAAACTGGAAAGTTCTTGGCGTTGTGAAGGATATGGTCATGACTTCGCCTTTCGAATCAGTTATACCCACAGTTTTTATGATCGATTCAAAAGAGCGAAGTTTCAATATTATCCATATCAAGCTAAAGCCTACAGTGAGCGTTCGGGATGCGTTGGCGAAACTAGAGGTCGTTTTCAAACGACTGAATCCGGCTGCCCCCTTCGAGTATCGCTTTGCCGATCAGGAGTACACAAAAAAATTCGCGGCCGAAGAACGTATTGGGAAACTGGCCAGTATTTTCGCCATTCTGGCCATCTTCATTTCGTGCCTGGGCCTGTTCGGTTTGTCGTCCTTCATGGCTGAACAGCGCATCAAGGAAATTGGCGTGCGTAAGGTACTTGGCGCCACAATCCCCAACATTGTCTCGTTGCTTTCCCGGGACTTCCTGGTACTGGTATTCATCGCCTTTCTGGTTGCATCGCCCGTTGCCTGGTATTCGATGGACAAGTTCCTCCAAGCCTACAAATACCGCATCAACATCGAATGGTGGGTATTTGCCTTAACGGGCGCTTTGGCCTTGAGCATTGCCTTAGTAACGGTTAGCTTCCAAAGCATAAAAGCGGCTTTGATGAACCCGGTGAAGAGTTTGCGATCAGAGTAA
- a CDS encoding DoxX family protein: protein MNPKVMRILTIVMTVLAAGMAILSGVMKLTKSPQVMESLNKVGVGDHVIPLGLMEIGFAALFIYPKTMKIGFILLTCYFSGAIATELSHGTPFNAVMPLVLIWIAAFLRDKTIFLPAA, encoded by the coding sequence ATGAATCCAAAAGTAATGCGTATACTGACTATCGTTATGACTGTTCTGGCCGCTGGAATGGCTATATTGAGTGGCGTGATGAAACTAACAAAATCACCGCAGGTAATGGAAAGTCTGAACAAAGTGGGCGTGGGCGACCATGTTATCCCGTTGGGCCTGATGGAAATTGGCTTTGCTGCTCTTTTCATTTATCCAAAAACAATGAAAATCGGCTTCATTCTATTGACGTGTTACTTTTCGGGAGCAATAGCTACTGAACTTTCTCATGGTACGCCGTTTAACGCGGTTATGCCGCTCGTACTGATCTGGATTGCGGCCTTCTTGCGCGATAAAACGATTTTTTTACCCGCAGCCTAG
- a CDS encoding ABC transporter permease, producing the protein MKSRWAKYLIRWFFAPHRADELEDDLDELFQQRVELIGLRQARWRYVRDVISLMRPSLMRPSLLKQQLTNEYPQPFFLTPTMISNYVKIAWRNLMRAKGYASLNIAGLAVGMAASALIFLWIQSELTYDRFYTKTDRLFQVYNRDIFSGNAQVWGTTPKPLAPALKQDYPDIEDAIRFRPTGFLLTAGDKKLNSEGAYADPSFLNLFDFSLLAGNREKVLSGNNGIVITKALAEKLFGTTDALGKVVQLDHKNSFSVTGILDDLPTNTQFSDVSFLLPWTAFVTPSWDSDGWASNNNYTFVLLKDKVNSDLVDEKIKRLTANHLKGVVEDVTNRQIFLHPASQWHLYSKQENGQLTEGKIVTVRLFGIIAALILLIAAVNFINLSTARSEKRAKEVGVRKVAGAQKSALIFQFISESVLLTFLSGILALLLIVLCIPTFNDVTGKQLSLSFGSISFWGAALAFVLFTGLLAGSYPAFYLANFQPVKVMKGISQSVHAVFSPRKGLVIAQFTFAIVLIIATLVIKHQINYAQNRESGYDRNNLLFSYLSGDLPDHYGSLQQELIQRGAAVAVSKSLGPITTISSRQWGLSWPGSTKADKDIEFDRFAADADFLKTTGTKLIAGREIDVRQYPTDSSAVLLNETAVKTMHLKTPIGATVSFDNRNWQVIGVVKDFIFASPYEAINPVLVHGPKGSVPLSWTSIRLNPANTTAQNLELAEAVFKKYNPGYPFEYTFADESYKAKFADEQRTSLLTSLFTGLTIFISCLGLFGLAAYTAQQRTKEIGVRKVLGASIPSIIGLLTKDFIQLLVIAFVIGAPIGWYAMDQWLQDYNYRIAIGAGVFVLTLLSSLVIVMLTVSFQAIKAALVNPVRSLRSE; encoded by the coding sequence ATGAAATCTCGCTGGGCGAAATACCTGATTCGCTGGTTCTTCGCTCCTCATCGGGCCGACGAGCTGGAGGACGATTTAGACGAGTTGTTCCAGCAACGGGTCGAATTGATTGGCCTTCGGCAAGCTCGATGGCGTTACGTTCGGGATGTCATAAGCCTGATGCGGCCCAGCCTGATGCGACCCTCCTTACTAAAACAACAACTGACTAACGAATACCCTCAACCTTTTTTCCTGACCCCAACTATGATTAGCAATTATGTTAAAATCGCCTGGCGGAACCTGATGAGGGCCAAAGGCTATGCATCGCTTAACATCGCTGGGCTGGCTGTCGGAATGGCAGCATCGGCACTGATTTTCCTGTGGATACAAAGCGAGTTGACCTACGATCGATTTTACACCAAAACAGATCGGCTTTTTCAAGTCTATAACCGGGATATATTCAGTGGAAATGCACAGGTTTGGGGCACTACGCCAAAGCCGTTGGCACCTGCTCTAAAACAGGATTATCCTGATATTGAAGACGCTATTCGCTTCCGCCCCACCGGTTTTCTGTTGACGGCGGGCGATAAAAAACTGAACTCAGAAGGTGCCTACGCTGACCCTTCCTTCTTGAACCTGTTCGACTTTTCTTTACTGGCTGGCAATCGCGAAAAAGTTCTTTCGGGAAATAATGGCATCGTTATTACAAAAGCGTTGGCGGAAAAGCTGTTTGGCACAACCGATGCGTTAGGAAAAGTCGTCCAGCTCGATCATAAGAATAGCTTTTCGGTGACGGGTATTCTGGATGATTTACCAACGAATACTCAATTTAGCGATGTATCCTTTCTTCTGCCCTGGACTGCGTTTGTAACGCCAAGCTGGGATTCGGATGGATGGGCATCGAATAACAATTACACATTTGTCCTGCTAAAAGATAAAGTCAACTCAGACCTTGTCGATGAGAAGATCAAGCGCCTGACCGCAAATCATCTTAAAGGGGTGGTCGAAGATGTAACAAACCGGCAGATTTTCCTGCACCCAGCTAGCCAATGGCATTTGTATTCCAAACAGGAAAATGGCCAACTCACTGAAGGCAAGATTGTTACCGTACGCTTATTCGGAATAATTGCGGCCCTTATTCTGCTCATAGCGGCTGTCAACTTCATCAATCTGAGTACCGCCCGAAGCGAAAAACGAGCCAAGGAAGTTGGCGTTCGAAAGGTAGCTGGCGCCCAGAAATCAGCCTTGATTTTTCAGTTTATCAGCGAGTCGGTACTGCTTACGTTTCTTTCAGGTATCCTGGCCCTACTACTGATCGTGCTGTGCATTCCAACCTTTAACGACGTAACAGGCAAGCAACTCTCCTTATCGTTTGGATCGATTAGTTTTTGGGGAGCGGCTCTTGCTTTCGTACTGTTCACGGGTTTGCTGGCTGGCAGCTACCCCGCCTTTTACCTCGCTAATTTTCAGCCGGTTAAAGTTATGAAAGGAATTTCTCAGTCAGTACATGCCGTATTCTCGCCAAGAAAAGGGTTGGTGATTGCTCAGTTTACGTTCGCCATTGTACTGATTATCGCCACGTTGGTCATCAAACACCAGATCAACTACGCCCAAAATCGGGAAAGCGGTTACGATCGAAACAATCTTCTGTTTTCATATCTCTCCGGCGACTTGCCCGACCATTATGGTTCCTTACAACAGGAGTTGATTCAGCGTGGGGCGGCTGTTGCCGTGAGCAAATCCCTCGGCCCGATCACAACAATCTCGTCCCGACAATGGGGGCTTTCCTGGCCCGGCAGTACAAAAGCCGACAAGGATATTGAATTCGATCGGTTTGCCGCCGATGCCGATTTTCTGAAAACAACCGGCACAAAATTGATCGCGGGTAGAGAAATTGACGTCCGGCAATATCCAACCGATTCGTCCGCCGTTTTACTCAACGAAACCGCCGTCAAAACGATGCACCTGAAAACGCCAATTGGCGCAACTGTCTCGTTCGACAACCGCAACTGGCAAGTAATTGGCGTAGTGAAGGATTTCATTTTTGCCTCTCCCTATGAAGCCATTAATCCGGTTCTTGTTCATGGCCCTAAGGGTTCAGTTCCATTGTCCTGGACAAGTATCCGATTAAATCCAGCAAACACGACCGCTCAGAATCTGGAGCTTGCAGAGGCCGTTTTCAAGAAATACAATCCCGGCTATCCGTTCGAATACACTTTTGCCGACGAATCTTATAAAGCCAAGTTTGCCGACGAACAACGGACGAGCTTGTTAACCAGCTTGTTTACAGGTCTCACGATCTTCATTTCTTGTCTGGGTTTGTTTGGTTTAGCGGCTTATACGGCTCAACAGCGCACGAAAGAAATTGGCGTCCGAAAAGTATTGGGGGCAAGCATTCCCAGCATCATTGGCCTGTTAACCAAAGACTTCATACAGCTACTCGTTATTGCCTTTGTTATTGGAGCCCCCATTGGCTGGTACGCTATGGATCAATGGCTTCAGGACTATAACTACCGCATCGCTATCGGAGCTGGTGTCTTTGTTTTGACGTTACTCTCATCGCTCGTGATTGTTATGCTAACGGTAAGTTTCCAGGCCATCAAAGCCGCGTTGGTGAATCCTGTACGGTCTCTGCGGTCGGAGTAA
- a CDS encoding ABC transporter permease — translation MKHLATYFLRLLIPPHRLDELEGDLDELFQQRVQQFGVREASWRYVKDVISLMRPSLLKQQPTEYPRPSHLAMLRNYLKIAFRNLTRNKAFSIINLLGLSTGITVCLMIFLFIMNEFSVDNFHKEGKSIYRVMRGIEHEGKEVGVSYLSGPYGPALLNDFKGQITQAVRVNPTDALVKAQDKSFHERKIIDADPSFFTFFSFPLLKGDPATVLLEPASVVLTESTAIKYFGSIDNAMGKIVEVDKDLPVKVTGIAQDVPANSHLDFDLVIPLENYKDRGYMTKWINNGIYTYVQLAPTTTEAQVERNFPRFMEKHMGLIMKEYGFHFNLSLTPLRDIYFEQAAPDSTKHGDKRVVYIFLSIAVLILLVACINFMNLSTVRAVERSKEIGVRKVLGAIKGHLVWQFIGESLLLTAFSCVLSLGLLALALPFYKQLLGYPLNLPVYAGPIALFLVGIIVVAGFLSGSYPAFVLAAFSPIQALKGKLRLGKGGVSLRQVLVVVQFSISLLLMLGTAIGTQQMSYLKNKQLGYNKEQTLVIPIDNGDIYNFILKHKPELLAQSRIEAVSMMSGEPGGFFDGHMFDVEAHPNRWKSRTEFADFDFVKTLGLKVVAGRDFSPQYPSDTTRAALINRTAATRLGWTPNQAIGKWIKNTLHDSTNRTIIGVVEDFNFVSLKDAIEPLVITPNDDRRAALIRLKPGNLPATIETIQQLYAKTRPAYPFEYHFLDQQFDQMYQADLRQQTILSVFAGLAIFIACLGLFGLASFSAQQRTKEIGVRKVLGASVGSVVTLLSKDFLKPVAIAILIASPIAWYTMNQWLQNFAYHIDIQWWVFALAGLLAVCIALLTVSFQSIKAALMNPVTSLRSE, via the coding sequence ATGAAACACTTAGCCACTTATTTCCTGCGCCTACTCATCCCTCCGCATCGGCTCGATGAATTGGAAGGTGATTTGGACGAATTGTTTCAGCAACGCGTCCAGCAGTTTGGTGTCCGGGAAGCCAGTTGGCGCTATGTGAAAGATGTCATCAGTTTGATGCGGCCTTCTTTATTGAAACAACAACCTACTGAATACCCAAGACCAAGCCATTTAGCTATGCTACGTAATTATCTCAAAATCGCTTTTCGGAACCTGACCCGAAACAAGGCTTTTTCCATCATTAACCTCCTGGGCTTGTCTACGGGCATTACGGTATGCTTGATGATTTTCCTGTTCATCATGAACGAGTTTAGCGTAGACAATTTCCATAAAGAGGGGAAATCCATTTACCGCGTCATGCGGGGTATAGAACACGAAGGGAAAGAGGTAGGCGTCTCATACCTGTCGGGACCATACGGACCGGCGCTGCTGAACGATTTTAAAGGACAAATCACTCAGGCAGTGCGGGTAAATCCTACCGATGCACTGGTGAAAGCCCAGGACAAATCGTTTCACGAGCGGAAAATCATTGACGCTGACCCTTCTTTCTTCACCTTCTTTTCTTTCCCGCTGCTCAAAGGTGATCCGGCTACGGTATTGCTCGAACCAGCGAGTGTTGTACTAACCGAGTCGACAGCCATAAAATACTTCGGTAGTATCGACAATGCTATGGGCAAAATCGTTGAAGTAGATAAAGATTTACCCGTAAAAGTTACGGGCATTGCGCAGGACGTACCCGCCAACTCTCACCTGGATTTTGATCTGGTGATACCACTAGAAAACTACAAGGACCGGGGGTACATGACCAAATGGATCAATAACGGCATTTACACCTATGTGCAGTTGGCCCCAACAACAACCGAAGCGCAGGTTGAGCGGAATTTTCCGCGCTTCATGGAGAAGCATATGGGACTGATTATGAAAGAATATGGATTTCATTTCAACCTATCACTCACCCCGTTACGTGACATCTACTTCGAACAGGCGGCCCCCGACAGCACTAAGCATGGCGATAAGCGGGTGGTTTACATCTTCCTGTCGATTGCCGTTCTGATTCTCCTGGTAGCCTGTATCAATTTCATGAACCTGTCGACGGTTCGGGCAGTCGAGCGATCAAAAGAAATTGGGGTTCGAAAAGTACTGGGAGCTATTAAAGGACACCTAGTTTGGCAGTTCATTGGCGAGTCGCTCCTACTAACGGCATTCTCCTGCGTACTCTCGCTGGGCTTGCTGGCATTGGCCCTACCCTTCTATAAACAACTGCTCGGCTACCCACTAAACCTACCCGTTTATGCAGGACCCATTGCGCTGTTTCTCGTCGGGATTATCGTGGTAGCGGGCTTCCTGTCGGGTAGCTATCCGGCGTTTGTGCTGGCCGCTTTTTCACCTATTCAGGCTCTAAAAGGCAAATTGCGCCTGGGCAAAGGCGGTGTTTCGTTACGGCAGGTGCTGGTGGTGGTACAGTTCAGCATTTCGCTTCTACTGATGCTCGGAACAGCCATCGGTACTCAACAAATGAGTTACCTGAAAAACAAACAGCTTGGCTATAACAAAGAGCAAACGTTGGTTATTCCTATTGACAATGGGGATATCTATAATTTCATCCTGAAGCATAAACCGGAATTATTGGCCCAGAGCCGGATAGAGGCCGTTTCGATGATGTCGGGTGAGCCGGGTGGGTTTTTCGATGGGCATATGTTTGATGTCGAAGCCCATCCCAATCGATGGAAATCCCGAACAGAGTTTGCCGATTTCGATTTTGTAAAAACCCTGGGTCTCAAAGTAGTAGCGGGTCGGGACTTTTCGCCCCAATACCCTTCCGATACAACACGGGCGGCTCTGATTAATCGGACGGCGGCTACCCGATTAGGCTGGACTCCGAATCAGGCCATCGGAAAATGGATAAAAAATACATTGCACGACAGCACAAACCGGACAATCATTGGTGTGGTTGAAGATTTCAATTTCGTATCCCTGAAAGATGCCATCGAGCCGTTGGTGATTACTCCAAACGACGATCGACGGGCGGCTTTAATCCGACTGAAACCCGGCAACTTACCCGCTACGATTGAGACCATCCAGCAACTATACGCCAAAACGCGACCCGCTTATCCGTTTGAGTACCACTTTTTAGATCAGCAATTCGACCAGATGTACCAGGCGGACCTGCGTCAGCAAACAATTCTGAGCGTTTTTGCGGGTTTAGCCATCTTTATTGCCTGTCTGGGTTTGTTTGGCCTGGCCTCTTTTTCGGCCCAGCAGCGTACCAAAGAGATTGGCGTTCGGAAAGTGTTGGGCGCATCGGTGGGCAGTGTAGTTACCTTATTATCAAAAGACTTCCTAAAACCAGTTGCCATTGCCATTCTGATTGCCAGCCCAATTGCCTGGTATACCATGAATCAGTGGCTGCAAAATTTCGCGTACCACATCGACATCCAATGGTGGGTATTCGCGCTGGCTGGTTTGCTGGCCGTGTGCATAGCACTGCTAACCGTAAGCTTCCAAAGCATCAAAGCCGCGTTAATGAATCCGGTCACCTCCCTTCGGTCGGAGTAA
- a CDS encoding PadR family transcriptional regulator, with amino-acid sequence MKGTYLGEFEEVVLLAVAIRSGDAYGATVVTEIEQQMKRSVNLGAVHSALNRLGEKGLVTSELGGMTAERGGRRKRLYSVTAAGRRALEEIRQVRNQMWESIPNTIWM; translated from the coding sequence ATGAAAGGGACGTACTTAGGCGAATTTGAAGAGGTCGTACTGCTGGCGGTAGCTATTCGGTCGGGAGATGCCTATGGCGCAACCGTTGTCACCGAAATTGAGCAACAGATGAAGCGCTCGGTCAATCTGGGCGCAGTCCACTCGGCGCTAAACCGACTTGGCGAAAAAGGCTTGGTGACATCAGAGCTAGGCGGCATGACTGCCGAACGCGGTGGCCGTCGAAAGCGGCTTTACTCGGTTACGGCGGCTGGTCGTCGGGCATTGGAAGAAATTCGGCAGGTACGCAATCAGATGTGGGAGTCGATTCCAAACACGATCTGGATGTGA